In Fragaria vesca subsp. vesca linkage group LG5, FraVesHawaii_1.0, whole genome shotgun sequence, the genomic stretch TATCTGAGAAGCAGCAGCCAACACACTGGCAATCAAAATAGGATCTGTCTTCTTGCCTTCCATGTTCAAACACTTGAAGAAGAACAAGCCTTTCCATAATCTCCAGACTGAGAATACCCGGTTATCAAAGAAGACCAAGTAACTAAATCTGGCTCAAACAAACCACAAAAAACCTTATGCGCAGAGTCCATACACTTACATCTTGAATACATGATCACAAGTACACTGCATAAATGATCATTAGAATCCAAATTATATTTCAAACAAAGACCATGTATTTCTTGGCCAACACTCATCAAGCTCGAATCTTTCAAACCCGAAAGCAACTCAACAAATGTATATCCATAAGGCACTACCTCCCTGCATCTCATCATACCAAACAACTCTAGCCCTTTATTCAAAAACCCGAAATTTACATAACCCGAAATCATAGTATTCCACATCACCAAGTCCGGCTGTGGTGTCACATAAAACACCCTACTTGCTTCATCAACAAGACCCAGTTTTGAATAAGCAGTAACAAGTGCACTGCTACAAATTAAATGGAATCCAATCCCAACCCGGAAACTGTAACTCTACAAATCCACAATGCACAAGTCTCCAGTCCATCTAAATCAAAACTGTCAGAGCAGGCACGTATAAGACAAGCATAAGTGAAGTTATCAGGCTTGGTTTCACTTCTAACCATATGCATCATCAAGTTTGTGAGATTGAGCGTGGGCTCGAATAATGGGAGTTCCAGAGATAAACACTTCGGCTGGGACTTTCATCGAACACCTTACGTGCAGAATGAAGGTCACCATTGACAGCATAGAGTCTAACTATTCTAGTTGCGTAAAATGAGTCATGGGAAAGATGGGTCTTGATGATCAAAGCAAGTAATTGTTTGGTTCTTGATAAAGATTGGTAAACCTTGGACAGTTCCAGGAGAAGCAATTGGGACTCAAAACAACATTGAACCTCCAAGTTAGAGGCTTGGAGTTTCAATTTGACACAAGGGTTATGACCAAGTTACAAACTTTAGAGGCTGAAAATAGAAGACACATGAAGAGTAGTACTTGATTGAAATTTGAAAGTAAAGAAAGAGTTGAATATGATTGAATTGATATATAAATGGGTTTATTTATTTCATTAAGGGAAAATATATTACACAGAATTAAATAGACAGCAACATTTTAGGGGTGTAATTGTGCTGGAGGTGGTGGAGCTGGGGGAACAGACCATATATGAAATCCATTTCTGGAAGGTGCAGGTGGTGGCTGATGTCTAGATTGCTGCAGCCTCCTCAAACTCAAGTCCAGCTTTTGGCTGCCTTTATTATAGAAAAGGTCCATTCTTTGACATCTATTTCCAAAGCAACCTTCTCTCATTGACAATGTTCTTACTGAGCCATATTCCTTGCCACCTAATTGAATTTCATGTCATGAGAAAACTGATCCTTTGACATAATTGGATTGGATGTAATCGTAATTCATAAACGTCATATTTGTACAGGCATATATATGCATGCATTACATAAGAGAGGTTGTATTACCAACTGGAATTGATGCAGAAGCTGCTGGAAAGGCCCCCATTAGAAGCAACACTACTAGTAGGGCTGCAATCACCGCAGACTTTGCCGGAAAACCATTCATCATCGTGTCGCAACCAGGAATAGAAACTTGAGTAGCCTCAACTTGCACGGTGTTGAAACATGAAGGTAGGGGGAAGCATAGATCTACATACAGTATAGACTCTGCATCAGTGAATGGTTGGCTGCTAGCTGAGCAGTGTAGCTCCAAGAAGAGTTTTGCCTTTGCCAGCTGCTTTGGTTCAGATATTTTCAAAAGGATGAATCCAAACCTTGGACTTTAGGTCCCATACCTTTCATTATGTTTCCCGGCCCCAACTCTATAAGTGCTTTCACAACCAACCAACTTTGTAGACACCTTGTCCATAACTATCCGGTTGATGTCTATCCCACAGAGACTTGTCCACACGTCAAAATCGACGGTGAAGATGGAGGGTGCACGGCGCACCCGGCTGCGCTGAATAATTTTCTATCATGAAAACATTTTAAGCCAAATGTGCTTGCATATAAGGTAACAAAGTTGAAAAACTGACATATATCAAGCATTGATAGAGTATATCACATAGGATCATGACGCGGTTGGAACTACACGTTCAACCTGTCCTGCTCAACGATATATTATGGGTGAAGGTGGCCATCTAGCCTTTACTTTTCTTAGGCTGCGCCGCTGCGGGTGGGCACTATATACTTGCCAACAAAGACAGTTTGATATCTCAAGCTACCTTCAGCCACATAAGAACACCACATGAGGCATCAAATATGTTAGTATGTTCTTCTTTGACCTCAGAAAGTTTTATGTAATAAAGCCCAATTATGTAAGAATTGATGGGTCAAATTTCCCTCCTTATTTGGAGGAGGATGCACTACATGTGAAAAACCTTTTCGGTGAAGCCTCAAGACCCATTCAATTAACCAAGAGACAAGATGGTATATGAATAGCAAAGTTGGTAGTGTGTATATGTTGAAATGCAAGAGAGAGAGCCTATATGTATAGGCTTGTTGGTGGCTGAAAAGTTTGACAAAAGGATGGAGATGCATTGATGGTGCATACAAACATTGAAGCTTGAATTAAGGAAGAAGTTTGAATTCTCTTCCTTGTGCATGGACGTGAAGGATTTGCATGGGAAGTGCATGAAGAATGCATGCATATATTTGCCTATATATAGAGGCATTTGCAATGGTGAAAAAGAGATAGAAGAACCGGTGAGTTCACCTTGTGCTATACAAGAGTATGAGATAGAGAGAAAACTCCAAGTTGAGAGTTTGTGTGTGTAACAAAACAAAGTGTGTGTGAGAGTGTATCCCTTCAAGAGTGAGTCTTGAAGTAGTGTTTCTCTCCGTGTAACCTTTATTCGAATAGTGGAGGTTCTTTGTTGTTGTTGCCCCGTGGACGTAGGCACTTTGCCGAACCACGTTAATACCCGGTGTTCTTTATCATTTTCTTTCCGCTACATTTTGCATTTGTGGTCTACATTTTGCATTTGTGGTTGTGAGTTCTGATTCCATTCTACAGTTTATTCTTCCGCATAACCCAACAAGAATAGCTCATGATTTCTCTGCAACATATATAAATGCAGAATGCAATGTCAATATAACCAATTACAGATCTCATCAGAGGAAGATATTAGTACCATGAGGAAGTAGAGATGCTGAAGAAGTTGCAGGAAACATGCCCAGAAGAAGATGTACTGCTACTACAGAAAAAACCAACTTTGCCAGAATACTATTCATCCTGATTGAATAGCATCAAAATTAGCAAGAATGTTAGAAGCCTAGGATATTGAACTGTAGACAGAGATTTATACATTGTCAAAATAAGATAGATTTCAATAATAATTTATGCTTATTTTATTGAATCAGGGTGTTAGAGGAGGAGGGTTAAGGAACAGTGGACTTTGATCACATGCAACTTGCTTGCTTTCAGGAGTATGAATAGTACAAAACTAATGTGTGTTTTCATATTCTTAGCTAGATCTCTACATCTGAGAACACCAATGCATCTAAGCATGTTGAATAGAATGTTCCTTCCTGCTATCTCGAAAGAAAATCATGTCAAGGAGTTATATATGCCGTTTTCGGTGTTCATCATGCTCATAAAACATGCTTGACTCATAAACTTGGACATTCTATTCTCAGTTTTGTAATTGTTATTAGCAGAAGTTCAGCTGAACTTAAAAGCTAGAGACAATGTTTATAGTTTATTCTTTTGGTGTAAAGTGATAGGTGAAAGTGATTTAACAGAAACTACCAACAAGGCACTTGGGAAATGCAGAGAGTAATGGATTTATATATACTGCAGAATATGTTCAACAGATTGATTTACACATAGATTCTACTAGCTAGCTTATTGCAGAAAGACCTCAAAGCTAAATGGACATGCTGGTGAGGCAACAACATAAAACAAAAACATCATAGGAAATGATAAGCGTCCACAGAATACATTAACATAGTTAGCCTTCAAGCAATGGATGAAGGAGGTGCAGCAGCAGCATTCTGTGATGTTGCTTTGTTTTTAACTGGTGAAGGTGGCGCTCTTGATGTCACCATTACTCTTAGGCTGCGAGTTGGCACTATTTCCTTTTTGACGATGCCATTTTGACATCCAAAGCTACCTTGTTTTCTTCCATGTATCTTCATCAAGCCATGTCTACAGTCAACATGCCATACACTCTTCTCACCATCTTCGGCTAACAATAAGAAAATCACAGTAATATTTATAAAAGGAATGAAATTAAACCAATTAGTGATCAGGGGGAAGGAAGTTATATTACCATGATGAAGTAAAGCAGAAGTTTCAGGTAAAAGTCCGAGAAGAAGATATACAGCTACTAAAACTAAAACCAACTTCGCCGGAAAACCACCCATCTTGCAAAGCAGGAAACAGGAACTTGCATTCAGTGTATGCTCTAGGATAATACCATGAACCAAAATTTATAGATTCTCCATTCAAGCTATATTTTGTTTGATTATATATATTATACTTGCTGTTTTCCATTAGTCATAGTGTTTGGTAGAACGAGGATTGTTTATGGTTAGGTTGAGGAAAATAAGAAGTTGACTTCGACTTCAGAAATTAGTTCCCTCACTTTCATATATATAGACACAATTTTGACTCGGATTTTCCAAGTACTAAATCTAGAGCTAGCTAGTGAGTGAGGACTGGTAAGATTCTTCACCTGTCCATTATAACAAGACAGAAGCATACTAGATCGAAAACTTGTATTTAAATCTAAACAGAAGGTTTTTTTCTCTGATATGAAGTCAACAATTCCAACAAGTTGATAGCAAAAACCAAAAACCACAAAAAAGAAGACCAAGTTGGTAATGCGGCTAATGATTTCTTTTTCTAGTCAGAGAAATATTAGCACTAGAGGACTGAGGCTTCTGATGAATAGGCTGCTCATTTTGACAAATGAATCTGTATATGCAAGATGATGAATTCAAAGTAATGGTAAAAAATTGGTATAAAACTACTGTTAGACTTGTGCAGTATATATAGTATTGTAGTCCTATGATTTCTATCCACTGTAGGCCTCACAAGTCAGAACCAAGATTAGAGGAAGGATTAAAAAGCTCAAGTGGTTAGGAACTGGACTAGTAACTTCTATCCTGGTATGTATGTTTTGGATAAACTCTACAACTGAAATGAATACATGCGAAAATATACAAAAATTAGTTAAGCAACATTTGTATCAAACAGGAATATATATGCAGGACTACAAGGATTAGCATCAGTAGACTGCCTCTTGAGTCTTGAGTACTTTAGTAAACACCATAACACCAATCAATTCAATTAAGGAAGTATCCAACTGTAAATATAACAACTAAATGGCATGCAGACATCAAAGTATCCCGTTAAAGAGCACGGTAGCGCCTTATTCCAAGTGTCAATATCCGGCATATCATCAGTACGAGCAATATTCCCAAGGCTCAACATGAAAAACTGTAAAAACTGATTTTCATTGATTGAAAAACTGATTAATTACATTGTGTACATAATATAGGCTGGAATGATTGACAAATTCAGAAGGGAATAATGAGTAATAAAGCCTATATTTACAGAATCAAAACTATCCAAAGCTATGCATCAGTTAGGAAATCTATTTTGAATAATGGATGAAATCACTCTTGTGATTGAATCTGGGATTGAGTAAATCACTCTCTTAATTGAGGCTGTGAATGCTCTCCAATACCCCCATAATGACCTACATATATACTTATTACTATACAAGAGACTAACTTAAGCAACTCATCATGACCAGCAGCTGTCTTGATTAAAGTTGAAGAAGTCGGGCTTTCTTAGAGCTTAATCTTCTTTGTCATCTTCTCTGTGCTGGATATTTCTCTAACTGTAACCGCCATAGCCCATATACTTGATGGACCACAACGATCTGGCATAAGCTCAATACTTGACGCCTTCCGTTTCAGATGAGAAAGTTGTGACGATTGCTTGGATTTAAGGTCCCTATAATCTGCAAGCAGTCCCAAGAGCTCTTCTTGAGTCAGGACAGCCCTAATACTAATATCATCAACCCCAATTTTTTCCTCAACAAGCCTTCCTAGAAGAAGTGTAGCCTGTTTCCTGTAAGGGAATTGTTCATCAGCAAACTTGTGCATGTCTGCCAAGCTCTCCAGTGTACCCCTCATGAAACAACACGAGTGTGACCCTAATTTATCAAACATTGTCAAAACAACTTCAAATGCACGGTCAATGCTGAAAGTATGAGCACCAGTACGGTGATAACCTAGTAGGCTTTCAATAGTCGCACACATTTTTTCAATTACAGTTAGCTCCTTCGGCTGAGGAGGCTCAGACTTGCTGCTTGCAATTTTATTGATCTGGTCAAGTCCCTGATTAATCAAACCTTCATCGATGCAAGTATGAATGAGATGCTTAAAGGCTTGTGCTGCTGTATCGATGTCCTCTTCTATATACCCGTGATCCTCCTGATCTGCAGGTATCCCCATCAAAACTTTGAGTGCATCGAACACAAGAGGAAGTTTGATCACACAGAGTTCCCAGTTGGAGGAGTAAACTGTTGACACTCCATTTTTGAGTATAGAAGCCGTAGTTGTCCCCTCATGATCAAACGCCGCTCTTTTGGTGACAGAGTCCGAAATCAAGCATAACAGATCAAGCAACAGGTGAGGAGGAACGTCTTTGGGTGCTGATGGGTGGAGACAAAACCTTTCCAAAATCCATTCAACACGTATTGTAATTGAGTTTCTATGCAACGCCAGTTCCAAGATGGTCTTGAAGCAGTTGAGCATTGTTAGCTTGAACTTGGTAGGCATCAGGACCACACATCTTTTCATCACATCCAAACAAAACCGGGACTCGATGGGTTCAGCTTCATTAGACAAGACACTGGGGCCATTGCCGCCAAGCAGAGGAAGCCACCATCTCTCAAACAAGTTAACAAGGGCTTCACTTGCAGGCACAATATCTGCGGTGCCTTGCAAACTTTGCATTATCTCGGCAATCACAACATGTGACGGCTTCCGCACCTGTTGTACATTAACTAGCAATGTAGCATACATACATTACAAATCCAGCATAAATTTTCAATTGTAAGTTTCAACAATTGCAAGTAAAAGCTAGAATGAGCTCAGAACATACATGACTGATGCGCGTAGTTGCGAAACCCAGTAAAAGCTCGTACAAATAAGAGACATGGGACCAGGCAGCAGAGTCCATATTGCTGGTGAGGATGACAGTCAGCAGTTGCGAAATGCACTTCAATCCCAAAACGGCGGCGTCTCGATTCAAATTGCGAGTGTCGAATCGAAGAACACGCGCCACCGCCGCCGACACAGACTTGTTGGCACTCTCCTTCTCGATAAGAATTTCCGGGGAGACAAGCGGGATGAGTACGGAGAGAATCGTGACGACGGCCTCGATCACGTGATCTTCGGAGGAGGAGGAGCACGTGGCATCCAAGTAGGACACGGCGGTGGGAGCAATCCTCCGCGGAACGAAACCGTGGGCAGTCGCGGCGATGATTTTGCGGATTTCGAGGTGGTGACTGCGAGTCGAATCGGTGAAGCGCATCAGGCTCGAGCTGCCGATGTTGGAATCCAGGTCCTCCATTTCAGTTAGAGTTTCGGAGTCGGCTGAATTCCGAAACGGAGATAGAATTCCAAAATCTATTTCTGTTTTTATTTACTTAATACCATGTCCACACATTCTGAAAGAGAAGGACCAGAGCAGTAAATGTACACATAATAGTGTTGATTCAATACTGAAAGGTAAAAGGTAAATTTTGCAGCTATCCATTGTACTGGTGGCAATTTAAGTTTATGTATCTGGATCAATCAGTAATGTTCACATGATTATGTAGTGGGAGCCGGGTACAGCCATGGCTTCGAACTCATCGAAATCCAAAAACAAAAAAACAAAAAAACCAGAACCTAGCAGCTCTTGCACTACCTCAGCTCAATCTTTGATCTATAATAGCCTTCTCTCAATGAAATCTCGACGTATCAAATCGTTCCTCTGGATCTTATTGGGTTTTTGGAAATATTTTATGGGATTGGCATTTTTTATGAAGAGAGGTTTTGGAGGTTTCAAATTTCTGGGGGTCTTGAATGAGTCACCTTCTTTGTTTTCACAGCTTTTCTGTATGTTGGAGTAGGAGGGAGTAGTAGATGAATGGAGATTCTTACCAAAGCTATATTGTTGGATGTGTAAAATTTCATATTCACGATTTTTGGGTTGAATCGAATCCCAGATTCATTATTTTCTAAACTAAGAATATCCCCCAAAATTATTTGCTTTTCTATCTTAACTTATGGAAATTGTGGTCTGATTCTTTGGGTTTCTTCAATTGTGAACGGTAATGATCCAAAAATTCTCAACTCTCAAGTTTGGTGGGAACGACGTCGATGCTCTTCGTCGGAGTTGTGTGGTGGTGGTGCTGTTATAGAGAGAGAAAAGGAGAGAGAAAGGAATGAAGATAGGTGAGTGTTACCTGGTGTGGACTGACGAATTGGGGTGGAGTTTCTTTAAGCCATAAGATCTGCTTCATTTAAATCCAAAGGTCATAGATGATCTGTCCTTTTTTATCCCGAAAAAACACTCCCGCAGGTGAGCAGGCCTGTCATGTTTAATCACCGTTGATCGTAAATTTAAAGACGAAAGATATTATTTTAAAGTTAAATTGTTTTACATATTTTTTTTACTGTCACTCGTACAAAGAATTCAAACTACTTTCACCCAAGTAGCTTATATGTCTAAGACCACAAAAGCCAAATGGACTTGCAAATGAGGCAACAAAGTTGAAACAAAAACTTGCAAAGAAATGATCAACATCTGCGAAATACATAAACATGTGATACATAGCCGTCATGCAACAGATGAAGGAGGCGGAGCACCCTGTTGTTTTCCGGCTTTACTTTTAGAGGGCGAAGGTGGTGGGGATGGGGTTGCTCTTAAACTGCGGGTGGGATTTGTTTTCATGCTAACAGTGTCACCTTGACATCCAAAGTTGCCTTCTCTTCTTCCAAATATCTTGCCATCTCTACAGTCAATATGCCATAAGCTCCTCTCACCTCCTTCACCAATTCACCCATGCATAAGAAAATCACAGCAAGCAACTAATATTAATAGCCCGAACGCTTAATTTTCTAGAACATATGTTAGACAAAAGGATGCAAATAGAATGAACAGTACAGCATGAACTTGATTCACAAGTCATGCTGGGGGAGGGAAGGCATTAATACCATGAGAAGATACAGCAGAATGAACAGCAGAAAATGCAGGTAGAAAACCCACAAGAAGATATATAGCAACTGCAGCTAAAATCAACTTCTTCGGAAAACCACTCATCACGGAAAGCAGAATCCAAGAACTTGTAGGAGGTGTTTGTTACACCGGATATAAGACACGGACTTCATTAAAATATTCCAATCTGGCTACATGACATGTTTGGAGGCCCAGACATGCTTGGGCCGGAAAATTTAATTCCTGTACAACATGGATTACAAATCCAGTTAAGAAGGTGTTATAAAATTTATCCAGCTTCGTTCAACAAAAGCCGAAACTATCATAGCTTCTCTTCCTCTGCGAATCTACGACCATCTCATCATCGTACCTGCTCCATTAAATTTCCAGTGATCGTTTTCGACGGCCTCCGACTGTCTTCCACCGTCGCTGATCTCGTGGAATTGTTTTTCGGGTAAGCTTTCTTCAGAGCTAACTCATGTTTGTGGTTTTTGATTTGTAGCTATATGAGATTCAACTTTAGTCCTACGCAATGAATCTTTCTCTCAAATTTGATGTTGTATTGTGAAATTTAATTCATGGGTAATATGAATATTTGAATAATTCGATTTGTGTTCTATTGTTTACAGATCTGGGCTCATGGCATCACGTATTCGTTTATCTTCTGGTGAGCTCTCTTTCTCAATTGTTGTTATGGATGACATATTTGTTTGGTTTATGATATCTAGAGAAAAAAGTAGAAGAATCGGTTCTTCTTTGGTTTTTGTCTTTAACTTGAATTTTTTGAATGGCTGGAAGTGTAAACGTACAAGTTGATAAGAAATCTTTTGCTTATGACAATTGGTGTATATCGAATAACTAAGTAGTATAAAGAGAAAAGTGGGTTTATAAGCTGTTTTTTGGTTACAAGCAGTTGGCTCACCAGAGCTATAGCCTTTGTTTAATCATATGATCAAAGTGTTATTTGTATGGATTAGCGCTTCATTTGTGTTCACTTTGATAGGCATATATAAGTCTGACGCTTATTTTGGTTGTTTATAATGATGTATCTGTTGGATGCAGGGTTTGGTGCGCTCCTACTGCAAATGATGGTGTAACTAATGATGTACTTTCTGGTAATTCTCTCTCTCAAACTATACGTGTGTGTGTGTGTATATATCATCAGAGAGGATGTAGAGCGGACGTCCGCACTCGGCTTAAAGTGCGGACGTCCGTCCGTTCTCCACCCTTCGGCGCCGGCGACGGCGCGCCTCCACCCCAGAAGACTCCAGCAGCATCCCTGACCACTTTCCCTCCTCGCCGGAAAACTGGAAAAGAATTGAAGCTGTTAAAGTTAAACATTTATACGACAAACTGAATCAAAGCATTGAAGATTCTAATGTCTGATTATGTTGAGCTTTTCCACGCTCTTGATAAAGAGGAAGAAAAGATGGAGTTCATTACTCAGCTTATTTCTTAGTTCATCACCCAATTTTTTGTCTTACTATTGGTTTTTGTCTTGAACTCTGCTGATCAGTACATCTGTAGTTTGCTTTGGTCTACTTTGATTTACTAGAGTAAATTTTGTACTTGATTTATGAGTGATTTCAATTTTATTTTTATTTTTATATCAGTTGTTTGTGCTTGGCAAGAGAAATGGGAAAAAATTAGATTACGGACATGAGAGAAAAAGAAGAAAAAAAAATGATAATAAAGAAGAAAATTGTTGAGATTCTCTGTTT encodes the following:
- the LOC101309254 gene encoding uncharacterized protein LOC101309254; this encodes MMNGFPAKSAVIAALLVVLLLMGAFPAASASIPVGGKEYGSVRTLSMREGCFGNRCQRMDLFYNKGSQKLDLSLRRLQQSRHQPPPAPSRNGFHIWSVPPAPPPPAQLHP
- the LOC101309544 gene encoding uncharacterized protein LOC101309544 yields the protein MGGFPAKLVLVLVAVYLLLGLLPETSALLHHAEDGEKSVWHVDCRHGLMKIHGRKQGSFGCQNGIVKKEIVPTRSLRVMVTSRAPPSPVKNKATSQNAAAAPPSSIA
- the LOC101308772 gene encoding uncharacterized protein LOC101308772 is translated as MEDLDSNIGSSSLMRFTDSTRSHHLEIRKIIAATAHGFVPRRIAPTAVSYLDATCSSSSEDHVIEAVVTILSVLIPLVSPEILIEKESANKSVSAAVARVLRFDTRNLNRDAAVLGLKCISQLLTVILTSNMDSAAWSHVSYLYELLLGFATTRISHVRKPSHVVIAEIMQSLQGTADIVPASEALVNLFERWWLPLLGGNGPSVLSNEAEPIESRFCLDVMKRCVVLMPTKFKLTMLNCFKTILELALHRNSITIRVEWILERFCLHPSAPKDVPPHLLLDLLCLISDSVTKRAAFDHEGTTTASILKNGVSTVYSSNWELCVIKLPLVFDALKVLMGIPADQEDHGYIEEDIDTAAQAFKHLIHTCIDEGLINQGLDQINKIASSKSEPPQPKELTVIEKMCATIESLLGYHRTGAHTFSIDRAFEVVLTMFDKLGSHSCCFMRGTLESLADMHKFADEQFPYRKQATLLLGRLVEEKIGVDDISIRAVLTQEELLGLLADYRDLKSKQSSQLSHLKRKASSIELMPDRCGPSSIWAMAVTVREISSTEKMTKKIKL